TATATGTTAACTAAGAAAATTATGGTATCATTggtattaataattataataagaaAGTGACCTTTAGTATCAGCTTCACTGTGCAAGATTTTCCCATTGAAGGAATTATTTAAAACAGCTGTACCTGCTGCTCTTTCTGAACAATGAGATAACCAGATGTCATTGCCCCATTGGGCCTTCCAAAAAGTTGTATCGTTCTTAAGCGAGTGTGTCTCCTGAAAGAAAGCGAaatcagttttttgttgttttgcaaataaaaataaagcttttctTTTAACGTTTTGTCTTAACCCCCTGACATTAAGAGAAAGAACAGTGAAGgacaatgtaacaaaaaaaaatatactaagAACAAGAACTATAGAAAGATAGTTTCAAGTaacgaagagaaaaaaaaaaatctctatctcctcctcctcttcttcttcgtcgtcgTCAGCGCTTATtcgactttttcttcttctttgcctccTCTTCTGCTTCTTCGTCGTCGCTTCttctactttttcttcttctcctcctcttcttctgcttcttcttcgtCGTCGTCAGCGCTTCTTCGActatttcttcttcctctccttcctgtcctcttcttcgtcttcgTCGTCAGCGCTTCTTCTACGTTTTCCTCTTCGCCTActcttcttcttcgtcgtcgtcgtcagcgCTTCTTCTACGTTTTCTTCTTCGCCTCCTCTTCTGCTTCttcgtagtttttttttttttttccctttatctTCTTCGTAGTCAGCGCTTCttgtactttttcttcttcgctttatttttctcctcttcttcttcgtcgtcgTCAGCGCTTCttcaactttttcttcttcttcgccttCTTGTCCtcttcttcgtcgtcgtcgtcagcgCTTCTCCtacgttttcttcttcttcgtcccctcctcttcttctgctgcttcttcttctttgtcgtCGCCAGcgcttcttctacttcttcttcttctcttgttTAATGGCCTCTGGCGGATAACGTTTACGATCATTTCCGCTGTCTACTAGTGTggttacagtatttaaaaaacaaacaaccatcagAATACAGTAATAACGAAaactgtagtaaaaaaaaaaaaacgtctccaTTTATTACTCTCCAGATCTGTGTAATTTCCAAACAATATAAATTCAAGCAAAATGATGGGTTCAAAAGGTCCATGTGAGAAACTGGAAGGATTGTCAAGCGCTACACCGACGATCTCAATTGTGttggcaaaaaaatctgaatttatgAATGTTATAAAGCAAGGCTTAGCTTCTCAACGATGGAATGTGTTGCCGCTtattctctgtgtgtgtgtgtgctggacCTTAttccggctgtcatcgggcaggatgaggggtccaccctgaactggtccccagccaatcgcagggcacatggagacagacaacagccgcactcacaatcacacttttgggggcaatttagagtgtccaattaattgtgGGGGTgtgcgaggaaactggagtgctcacccggagaaaagccacgcaggcaggcggggctgggactCGAAACCCCGGCCCTCAAAACTGCAAGGCAGATGGTCTAACATTTGGTTAGaccttttcaaacatttccaatAATGACATAGTGACAGATTTCgtaactgtaaaaacaaaacaaaaaaatattttttttccgacACCACCCAGTGGAGCGCCACCTACTGGCACGGATTTAGTTGATGTCAAAAACGAGTGACTactttcaaggaaaaaaaaaaaaaaaaaaacagtagtgtatcagtttgaacattacgTATcttttttgtagtgtattcatctgaatttaatttgaaaatgattttcaaataaattaggGTATTCTGTCTTTATTTATATGTTCCACAATGTTCCAACTTAATTGAAATTGGGATGTGTACAATTCTTCCacccagggggaaaaaaatcaagagaaATCAAAACACCGCCATGATTCTGACATTAATGCCTGTGATGAGTACACTAAACATTTGACCACTCGCGTGAGAACTGAAGTGATAATGATGCGACAAGGAGAAATAACAGATGGAACTTGACTGAATACTGtggatatttgtattttttacaggTATTACGTGCAGGTCACATAATTATACACGTTCCATCTTCGCACAAAGAGTTTCTTTGTAGTTGAAAGTTCATTTGCCACAATTCTTCTCCGTGACACACTTGTGTCTCTTAACCCGATCCTTACGAGAGAATCTTTTATCGCACACATTGCAACTGAATGGTTTTTCACCCGTGTGTATTCTTATGTGCTTTTCCAGAATGCATCTTTGTGTAAATCGCTTATCGCAAATTGAGCATGAAAAGagtttctccccagtgtgtgttctcgtGTGTCTCACCAGTCCCGTGTGATCGATGAACGTTAAATTGCAGATTGAGCAGGCAAAGGGTTTCTCACCGGTGTGCGTCCTTATGTGTCTGATTAAACACGTCTTCACCaggaatcttttaccacaaagtGAACAGGCAAAAGGCTTCTCCCCATTGTGCATCCTCGTGTGCCTTGTTAAGCACGCCCTCAGAGCGAAACTTttcccacaaactgagcagacaaaaggtttctccccagtgtgcgTTCTCGAGTGTGTTCTCAAACCTCCCTTCAACGAGAAACTTTTACCACAAACCAAACAGGCAAAcggtttttcaccagtgtgtgtcgttgtgtgttttttcaaattttccttgATAGAGAATcctttaccacaaactgaacaggaaaagggtttctccccagtgtgtaTTCGTGTGTGTTTTATCAAGTAAGAACGTCTCCCGAATCTCAAGTTGCAGGTTGAACAGGTaaaaggtttctccccggtgtgtATTCTCATGTGATTTGTTAAACTACTCTTATGGCTAAATCTATGACCGCAcaatgagcaggaaaaaggtttctcactaGAGTGAAtccctgtgtgtattttcaaatgTCCCTTATGAGCAAATCTTTTGTTACAAATTGGGCAGGCAAAGAGCTTCTCTCTGGTGTGTGTTCTCGTGTGTCTTTTCAACGACGACTTgttggaaaaggttttgtggcAATGGGAACATTTCACGTCTTTGTTTTCGGTGTCATGTGTCCCGTCCCCTTTTGAGTGGTCCTCGTCGTTCGTGTCAGGAAATCGTGACGTTACGTTGTCACTATCGGAAAGTGGAGCTAAGAGGCCTTCGGCTTGCGGTTCTTCACAGGCGTCTGCGTCCGCGTCcgcttcttcttcatcatccaCTTCACTCTTCACAATGACGATCAATGGAAAATCAGTTATTTCAGTCTCCTGTTCTTCGTCTTTAATGTGGGCGGGGCCCGGCTCCTCTTCGTCCGTCACGTGGGGGCCTTCGACCTCCTCCGCTTCCTTTTTAACACGACAGCGTTCTGGGTCCTCTTCCTTCTTAATATGGAGGCTCACCGAGGAGGCCTCCTCGGCTTTCATTTTGCGgggctcttcctcctccttttcctctttcaaGTAACGGAGGCGTGGACGAAGAGCTTCACTGACATCTGCAGGACAAGAGACGGCAACATGCAACATGCACGGTTTTCCGTTTAGTCAAAGGAAAGGAAACCAGCTGGAGAAATGAGAATATTTGCAGACATGGTGTGGAAATGTTGACCTTTGGTCAGTCAAGTGTCATGCTCAGACTTTGATGCTGTGCATCAAAGTCTATAGAGTATTAATTTTGGGCAATATTGATTCCTtctgaatgcagccctatgggggcacaaaccagtgcaatctgtcggccggtcccaagcccggataaatgcagagggttgcgtcaggaagggcatccggcgtaaaaactgtgccaaacaaatatgagcgttcatctaaagaatcccataccggatcggtcgtggcccgggttaacaacgcccgcccccggcactgctaacctgcagggcgtcggtggaaattcagctactgtgggtcgaagacaaagaagaggaggaaaccggatccagcgtcagaagaaaaagaggaatgcacagagcctacaactgagtgtagggactttgaatgttgggactatgacaggaaaagcacaggagttggttgacatgatgattaggagaaaggttgatattctgtgcatccaagagagcaggtggaaaggtagtaaggcgagaagtttgggagcagggtttaaattattctaccacggagtagatgggaagagaaatggagtaggggttattttaaaggaagagctggctaagaatgtcttggaggtgaaaagagtatcagatcgagtgatgagactaaaatttgaaattgagggtcttatgtataatgtggttagcggctatgcaccacaggtaggatgtgacctagagttgaaagagaaattctggaaggaactagatgaagtagttctgagcatcccagacagcgagagagttgtgattggtgcagattgtaatggacatattggtaaaggaaacaggggcgatgaagaagtgatgggcaagtacggcatccaggaaaggaactttgaagggcagatggtggtggactttgcaaaaaggatggagatggctgtagtgaacacttatttccagaagagggaggagcatatagtgacctacaagagcggaggtagaaccacgcaggtagattatattttgtgcagacgatgtaatctgaaggaggttactgactgtaaagtagtggtaggggagagtgtagctcgacagcataggatggtagtatgtaggatgattctggtggtgggtaggaagattaagaagacaaaggtagagcagagaaccatgtggtggaagctgagaaaggaagaatgtcgtgcggccttccggaaagaggtgagacaggctctcgatggacaaccgaagctcccggaagactggacgacgacagccaaggtgatcagagagacaggcaggagagtacttggtgtgtcatctggtaggaaaggggagaaggagacttggtggtggaaccccaaaatacagggagtcatacaaggaaagagattagcgaagaagaagtgggatggatactgagaggactgaggagaggcgaaaggagtacatcgagatgcgacgtagggcaaaggtagaggtggcaaaggctaaacaagaggcatatgaagacatgtacaccaggttggacacgaaagaaggagaaaaggatctgtacaggttggccagacagagggatagagatgggaaggatgtgcagcaggtaagggtgattaaggatagagatggaaatgtgttgactggtgccggtagtgtactaaatagatggaaagaatactttgagaagttgatgaatgaagaaaatgagagagaaggaagagttgaagaggcaagagtgaaggaccaggaagtggaaatgattactaagggggaagtcagaaaggcactacaaaggatgaaaaatggaaggcagttggtcctgatgacataccggtagaggtatggaagcaatttggagagatggctgtggagtttttgaccaacttattcaacagaatactagcgggcgaaaagatgcctgaagaatggaggaaaagtgttctagttcccatttttaagaacaaaggggatgttcagagctgtgggaactatagaggaataaagttgatgagccacacaatgaagttatgggaaagagtagtggaggctagactcaggacagaagtaagtatctgcgagcaacagtatggtttcatgcctagaaagagtaccacagatgcattatttgccttgaggatgctcgtggaaaagtacagagaaggtcagaaggagctacattgcgtctttgtggatctagagaaagcctatgacagagtaccaagagaggaactgtggtactgcatgcgtaagtctggtgtggcagagaagtatgttaaaatagtacaggacatgtatgatggcagcagaacaatggtgaggtgtgccttaggtgtgacagaggaatttaaggtggaggtgggactgcatcagggatcagctctgagccccttcctgtttgcagtggtaatggataggctgacagatgaggttagactggaatccccttggaccgtgatgttcgcagatgatattgtcatatgcagtgaaagcagggagcacgcagaggaacaattggaaagatggagacatgcactggaaaggagaggaatgaagattagccgaagtaaaacagaatatatgtgcgtgaatgagaaaagtggagggggaagagtgaggctacagggagaagagatagcgagggtggacgacttcaaatacttggggtcaacaatacagagcaatggagagtgtggtcaggaagtgaagaaacgggtccaagcaggttggaacagctggcgaaaggtgtctggtgtgttatgtgacagaagagtcgccgctaggatgaagaacggcaaagtttacaaaacagcggtgaggccggccatgatgtacggattcgagacgagaggtggcgctgaagaaacaacaggaagcagaactggaggtggcagaaatgaagatgttgaggttctcgctcggagtgagcaggttggataggattagaaatgagctcattagagggacggccaaagctggatgttttggagacaagattcgagagagcagacttggatggttttggacatgttcagaggcgagagagtgagtatattggtagaaggatgctgaggatggagctgtcaaggaagagagagcgagaggaagaccaaagagaaggtttatggatgtggtgagggaagacatgagggcagttggggtgttgagagaggaagacgcaggagataggctaagatggcaaaagatgacacgctgtggcgaccccgtacgggacaagccgaaaggaaaagaagaagattgattTCTTCCGAGGTTTGAGAATTGCATTCACGTTTCTTTCAAAGGTGCCTGCGCGACTTGGATGCAGGATGTCGCGGTTTCGAGTGGAAAAGCAGTAATCGCCGGTTTCACGATCAATCGACAAAATAGCAAAGTCACAGTTTTGGACTAACTTGTACTGGATTGGTAAAAAGAGCGCCCAATGTGGAATTCCAAGTTGTAGTCTTGTGCAGGAAATAGTCGATAAGCAAGGAAAAATTGATCAATAAAAGTAGCCAGTGACATGTAGATCCTTGTCAAGAAGTAAAAGTACTGCTACTGTTGAACACCAGAAGCATCTGAAGTGTTTATTCTGGTCTTGTCAACTGCTGTGACCTGTTGAAAGCAGTTCCCGAGGCCGTAGGCAGAACTTCAGGCCGACGCGCTGGCATATCAGCCCGCCGCGGTGTAACATTCACAATGGCGGGTGTGGAACGGGTCATGCATCGAGCTGCCAGCGTTCAAGGAGCAGGAAACAGCCTGTGACGACAGCACGACGACAGGCCCCgtaaatggcccattttaagttTCAAATGGCAAATTTCACCCAAAGGCACgcaagcgagcgagcgagtCTGTGAGGAGAAGCTGCGCTGGACTTGGAAGCAGAGACTTCAGCAACAGGCTCTCTGATCTGGAAAATGGGACGTCTCTGTAGtccaaagctgcttggcaagtACTCTTTGGATTCCTCTCTCAACACAAAGGCAACTATTGTGCGTGCCACAATTGGATTTTCCGTGACTTGTGTTTTCGGCTCATCGTTAACCCTTTtctgggcaggggttgcaaatttgcaacaatcGAAAATGTTAAGTCCGATTTTTCTTTCTGCAAAATGTCATTTGGTCCAGATGGGGTTAACAATAAGTgcaacatttgttttcaaatatattaaCGTGACTATACATTTACATGATTTTGTAGTCATAAAGGGCCTCAGAGGAAAAGTGTACCTCGACAAAACTGagttttgaccccccccccccccctgcacccTATACCACAATACGCACGTGACCCTCAAACACACCCTTTAGATGCATTGAAAACTCTCGCGAAAATAATCGGAATTTGGGGCATAACCaatatttgtgtaaatgtaatgtttttcgACGtgccggcgaccagtccggggaTGGACCCCAAAGTTGTGTGGGACAAAATTTCCCAGCTCGCCCGCAACCGTCGGAAAACGGGCgactttttatttgtattttatttttcaaaagactCCCCCCGCAGAGCACATAACAGGATGTCTTCCTCGAACACAAACCGGATGTTCGACGATTATGAAATGAGCACACCGATCGTGTtactaaaagaaaaacaagttccTGAAGAATTAAGAGTAAGAAGTGAACAAACCAGCTGGGTTGTTGCAAAAAGCGCCCCACGGTCCGTGACGTCGTCTCTCGTGGTCGTCCGGCATTCCAGAAAGTTCATCGTCGTACTTTTCTTCTTTCACACTTTGTGCCCACATCTTCACACGCCAGTCAACACTTGACGCTCAAACTTGATTCGTTGCTTCGCTGTGTGTTGCCAACCGATCGTCAGCAGCGAGCAAGCTACGATAAACGAAGCTAAGCTAGCTGGAGAAGCTTCAACGGACGCCGTGACGAGTTCTTTTTCGCGGATACGAAGATTTGACGGATTATGTTTTAGTCCAATCAAAAATAAACCTGAAGGTCGTGTGTCGAGACTCCAAGGCGTTCAGTAATAATTACGGAGGAAATATTTCGTGGGCTCACCCACGACGTTTACGTTGACGGAAGTTGAGCGACAGTGGAACGTGTACGGCGTCTCTACTTGGACAAAGTACTTCCGTGTCCCATTTCACCTTCTCAGACGTCCACGATGTTGACAACCAGCGATATTTTCCACTGTATTTGTTCAAAGTCATGAGCACGACTTAAATAAGACGTACGGTTGAGAAAAGGACAAAGTATATACAGTGCACAAGAGGGAAGGTTTGTGTTTCACTTTGAAAACTGGATTCATCGAGTTTAGAATTCTTCCAAAATGTCCAGTAAATGGCAACAATGCAGCTAGGATGGCAGAGGCCACTCCAACCCAGAATCCTCCCGGAAGTATTTTCTGGGTTTAACTTTCAtgtagcaggggtgtcaaactcatttttgttgcagttac
The DNA window shown above is from Syngnathoides biaculeatus isolate LvHL_M chromosome 3, ASM1980259v1, whole genome shotgun sequence and carries:
- the LOC133497580 gene encoding zinc finger protein OZF-like; protein product: MWAQSVKEEKYDDELSGMPDDHERRRHGPWGAFCNNPADVSEALRPRLRYLKEEKEEEEPRKMKAEEASSVSLHIKKEEDPERCRVKKEAEEVEGPHVTDEEEPGPAHIKDEEQETEITDFPLIVIVKSEVDDEEEADADADACEEPQAEGLLAPLSDSDNVTSRFPDTNDEDHSKGDGTHDTENKDVKCSHCHKTFSNKSSLKRHTRTHTREKLFACPICNKRFAHKGHLKIHTGIHSSEKPFSCSLCGHRFSHKSSLTNHMRIHTGEKPFTCSTCNLRFGRRSYLIKHTRIHTGEKPFSCSVCGKGFSIKENLKKHTTTHTGEKPFACLVCGKSFSLKGGLRTHSRTHTGEKPFVCSVCGKSFALRACLTRHTRMHNGEKPFACSLCGKRFLVKTCLIRHIRTHTGEKPFACSICNLTFIDHTGLVRHTRTHTGEKLFSCSICDKRFTQRCILEKHIRIHTGEKPFSCNVCDKRFSRKDRVKRHKCVTEKNCGK